The Ziziphus jujuba cultivar Dongzao chromosome 7, ASM3175591v1 genome includes a region encoding these proteins:
- the LOC107425697 gene encoding transcription factor HEC3 encodes MDTNSTWNNLHHMTMEENTNHQHQIPSNSFWPNYPFEPHQIPTPSSNFTSSGDHHQIGNHQLEEEDEQEEEEELGAMKEMMYKIAAMQPVDIDPTTIRKPKRRNVRISDDPQSVAARHRRERISEKIRILQRLVPGGTKMDTASMLDEAIRYVKFLKRQIRLLQSNQCVGNWAFAPNKPPGSSSDAAMTNTTAGAAGFGFGGANRGDGGLSYNNHEVISDD; translated from the coding sequence ATGGACACCAACTCAACCTGGAATAATCTTCATCATATGACCATGGAAGAAAATACCAACCACCAACACCAAATTCCCTCCAATTCATTTTGGCCAAACTATCCTTTTGAACCGCATCAAATACCTACTCCATCATCAAATTTCACAAGTAGCGGTGATCATCATCAGATAGGGAATCATCAGTTGGAAGAAGAGGAcgagcaagaagaagaagaagagttgGGAGCTATGAAGGAAATGATGTACAAAATCGCGGCGATGCAGCCTGTGGACATTGATCCGACCACAATTCGTAAGCCTAAACGACGGAATGTCCGGATTAGCGATGATCCACAGAGCGTGGCGGCGCGTCACAGGAGGGAACGAATAAGCGAGAAAATCCGAATCCTACAAAGACTTGTTCCAGGTGGAACCAAGATGGACACAGCTTCCATGCTAGATGAAGCCATTCGGTACGTCAAGTTCTTGAAGAGACAAATCCGTTTGCTCCAATCAAACCAATGTGTGGGAAATTGGGCTTTTGCACCTAACAAACCACCTGGCTCGTCTAGTGACGCCGCGATGACGAACACCACCGCCGGAGCTGCCGGATTTGGGTTTGGAGGAGCCAACAGGGGAGATGGTGGTTTGTCCTATAATAATCATGAGGTAATTAGTGATGATTAA
- the LOC132804432 gene encoding uncharacterized protein LOC132804432: MSRRDTRRTRERSAESSGSRSSLRDLISQLTRALGGSSSSNRSVDQARRLGAVEFDGSQGPAAALKWLSSMEKILEEGMQCPDEDMVRISGFMLEGDARKWWQMEKTRRRHTWDQFKIAFSTEFCPPTYREARRREFEGLRQGNMTVTEYERRFRELSEFCMHLIPDDHAKKVRFIDGLNESIGYTLSGSVHPTYQSARDAALELERQAEIHRPSRRRPFEGSYSGVPRQGASKKSHSSGSDSGGFSLRGRFQRRGGYRMPQPARHSISGGTSSYQHSGFSPKPFCRRCNRAHHGICQFEGVCFQCGQAGHIKRNCPYGEAGVLGASPPSHQASGSRGQSSRGSYAVGGSSGSVPQPVGPSRGRGRRPQQTGQGRVFAMTQQEALATPDVVAGARASSGVDPAEDLD, encoded by the exons atgagtcggcgggacacacgtagaactcgggaacgctcggctgagagttccgggagtcgatcaagccttagagatctgatctctcagctaactagagccttaggaggttcaagctctagtaaccgatccgtggatcaggctcgacgtttaggagccgtggagttcgatggaagccaaggcccagctgcagccttgaagtggctatccagcatggagaaaatcttggaagaggggatgcagtgccccgatgaggatatggtgaggatttctgggttcatgttagagggagacgcccggaagtggtggcaaatggagaagacccgcagaaggcatacgtgggaccagttcaagattgccttctctactgagttctgtcctcctacctaccgtgaggcgagaaggagagagttcgagggactgcgccagggaaacatgacggtgacagagtacgagaggaggttccgggagctgtcagagttctgcatgcacttgattcccgacgatcacgcgaagaaggtgaggttcatagacgggttgaacgagagcatcggctacaccctttctgggtcagtacaccccacctatcagtccgccagggatgcagcgctcgagctagagagacaggcggagatacacagaccctcgaggcgcagaccgttcgaaggttcgtacagcggggtacctcgacagggggcatctaagaagagtcatagttcaggctcagacagtggtgggttcagccttcgaggcagatttcagaggagaggcggctatcgtatgccccaaccagcgcgccattccatcagcggcggcacgagctcatatcagcactctgggtttagccccaagccattctgcagacgttgcaatagagcacaccatgggatttgccagtttgagggtgtgtgctttcagtgtggacaggcgggacatattaagagaaattgcccttatggagaggcgggagtgttaggggcgagcccaccatcacatcaggccagtggatcgcggggtcagagttcccgagggagttatgcagtaggaggttcatcgggatcagtcccacagcctgttggaccgagcaggggtagaggacggaggccccagcagacagggcagggtcgagtgtttgcgatgacccagcaggaggccctagctacaccggacgtcgtggcag gtgcacgtgcaagtagcggagtcgatcctgcggaggatcttgattga